One part of the Humulus lupulus chromosome 9, drHumLupu1.1, whole genome shotgun sequence genome encodes these proteins:
- the LOC133800463 gene encoding uncharacterized protein LOC133800463, whose product MREEVISSGGTVDPTPAASSAGASSPAVPTNVGSIDGSIHGQGSKAASISCVGSQPPRTSLSTSAGGSAFRSSRPSCRPWERGDLLRRLATFKPSNWFGKPKVISSLACAQKGWVNVEVDKIVCESCSANLSFISSLSWTPAEVQNAGEAFLKELDSGHMVTCPWRGNSCPESLVQFPPTPQSALIGGYKDRCDGLLQFESLPKVAASSIEQMRVSHGPQIDRFLSQSQSFIAGEVDFKPESLPELESSREGSTCVYSSAQRLISLCGWEPRWLLNVQDCEEHSAQSARNGNSHGPSRVHPSQDPGLGKKPISASAKKDTGKSKVLAKESRCEFRSPLLDCSLCGATVRIMDFLTVPRPARFSSNNIDIPDTSKKMALTRGVSAASGISGWVAADDADKEQTEDRDEVATTNDGKSLPNADVDLNLTMAGGLPFNHFGRRSMFDNMQEGDMGRDLMIGQPAGSEVGDRAASYESRGPSSRKRSLEIGGNSDDRLHLRVQQADSVEGTVIDRDGDEVTDGRQYSAGPSKRARDLDIFDSYCSSYQRDSGAGPSQSMGIEIHADGSRAASFRQRSEQPVGIQATRDSTRASSVIAMDTYNHSANEDSMESVENYPGDIDDIQFPSSSTYGNLDMNETSELNYSNQAQQSVGFRSVAEVVRGEMGVSSTNDGEEIFNAETVTAQARGGISFGVSGGSVGMCASHEAEIHGADVSVHRADSVVGDVEPRIEDADVQGQTGESAPDPGLMDEIVPDEINREDPRGDSQEMSQSLGRADSGSKIDGSAKAESVESGEKVSASCKFGVEASAHPSLSCNAIINSGYKTTKQDVTKAGKSSSTNVRVYRESDYAVVNGIEPPKGESNYEEAAEFDPIAHHNKFCPWVNGNVAAAGSSSSCGSGSSADAIALCGWQLTLDALDTLRSLGPVAIQTVESESAASLYKDDQQTPGQKLHRHPSMSRSQGQH is encoded by the exons atgaGGGAGGAGGTCATCAGCTCCGGAGGGACCGTTGATCCAACCCCTGCTGCCAG CTCTGCTGGGGCATCATCTCCTGCTGTGCCAACAAATGTTGGCAGTATAGATGGGTCAATTCACGGGCAAGGCTCCAAGGCAGCTTCTATTTCATGTGTTGGTTCACAACCACCACGGACTTCCTTGAGCACAAGTGCTGGTGGTTCTGCCTTCAGATCTTCAAGACCTTCCTGTAGACCCTGGGAAAGAGGGGATTTATTGAGGCGCTTGGCTACATTTAAGCCTTCAAATTGGTTTGGAAAGCCTAAG GTCATCAGTTCATTGGCTTGTGCGCAGAAAGGTTGGGTTAATGTCGAGGTTGATAAGATTGTATGTGAATCATGCAGTGCAAACCTTAGTTTTATTTCGTCGCTGTCTTGGACCCCTGCTGAAG TTCAAAATGCAGGTGAAGCCTTCTTAAAGGAGCTGGATTCTGGGCACATGGTCACATGTCCTTGGAGAGGGAACAGCTGCCCTGAAAGCCTGGTGCAATTTCCTCCTACTCCTCAATCTGCCTTAATTGGGGGTTATAAGGATAGATGTGATGGACTCCTGCAATTTGAGTCTCTTCCCAAAGTAGCTGCTTCTTCAATTGAGCAAATGCGTGTTTCTCATGGACCACAGATTGATCGCTTTCTGTCCCAGTCAcagagttttattgcaggggaAGTAGACTTCAAACCTGAGAGTCTCCCAGAACTGGAAAGCTCTCGTGAGGGGTCCACTTGCGTATATTCTTCT GCACAAAGGCTTATAAGTCTCTGTGGGTGGGAACCAAGATGGCTTCTAAATGTTCAAGACTGTGAGGAGCATTCTGCACAATCAGCCAGAAATGGAAATTCTCATGGGCCCAGCCGTGTCCATCCTTCACAGGATCCTGGACTAGGCAAGAAACCTATATCTGCTTCAGCTAAAAAAGACACTGGAAAGAGTAAAGTGTTGGCTAAGGAGTCAAGATGTGAGTTCAGGTCACCCTTACTAGATTGCAGCTTATGTGGTGCTACAGTTAGAATTATGGACTTCTTAACCGTTCCTCGCCCTGCTCGTTTTTCTTCCAACAATATCGACATTCCTGACACAAGTAAAAAAATGGCATTGACTCGCGGAGTAAGTGCAGCAAGTGGAATTAGTGGTTGGGTTGCTGCTGATGACGCAGATAAAGAACAGACTGAAGACCGTGATGAAGTTGCGACAACAAATGATGGGAAGTCATTACCTAATGCTGATGTTGATTTAAATCTCACAATGGCTGGAGGCTTACCTTTTAACCATTTTGGAAGAAGATCAATGTTTGACAACATGCAAGAGGGAGACATGGGAAGGGATCTGATGATCGGGCAACCTGCAGGAAGTGAGGTTGGTGATCGTGCAGCTTCATATGAATCACGGGGTCCTAGTTCTCGTAAACGGAGTTTGGAAATAGGCGGAAACTCAGATGACAGACTACACTTGAGGGTGCAGCAAGCAGATAGTGTTGAAGGAACTGTCATTGATCGTGATGGTGATGAAGTCACCGATGGCAGACAATATTCTGCTGGGCCTTCAAAACGCGCACGGGATTTAGATATTTTTGATTCATACTGTTCATCGTATCAGAGAGATTCTGGTGCTGGTCCTAGCCAATCAATGGGTATCGAAATACATGCAGATGGCAGTAGAGCTGCTTCATTTCGGCAAAGGAGTGAGCAGCCTGTTGGAATTCAAGCAACTAGGGATTCAACACGCGCATCATCTGTCATTGCAATGGATACGTACAATCATAGTGCAAATGAGGACTCAATGGAAAGTGTTGAAAATTATCCTGGAGATATTGATGACATTCAGTTTCCCTCATCAAGTACTTATGGCAATTTGGACATGAATGAGACATCAGAATTGAACTACAGTAATCAAGCTCAACAAAGTGTTGGTTTTCGTTCAGTTGCTGAAGTAGTTCGTGGGGAAATGGGTGTCAGCAGTACAAATGATGGTGAAGAAATTTTCAATGCAGAAACTGTGACTGCTCAAGCCCGTGGGGGAATTAGTTTTGGAGTAAGTGGGGGAAGCGTTGGCATGTGTGCCAGCCACGAAGCTGAAATTCATGGAGCTGATGTGTCTGTCCACAGAGCAGATAGTGTAGTTGGTGATGTGGAACCCAGAATTGAAGATGCTGACGTTCAGGGTCAGACAGGTGAATCAGCTCCAGATCCTGGGTTGATGGATGAGATTGTCCCAGATGAAATTAATAGGGAAGATCCTCGTGGTGATAGCCAGGAGATGTCTCAATCTCTTGGGAGGGCTGATAGTGGCTCCAAGATTGATGGTTCTGCTAAGGCAGAATCTGTTGAAAGTGGTGAAAAGGTAAGTGCAAGCTGTAAGTTTGGTGTAGAGGCCTCTGCGCACCCTTCTCTCTCGTGCAATGCTATTATAAATTCTGGCTATAAGACAACCAAGCAAGATGTCACGAAGGCTGGAAAGTCTTCATCTACAAATGTTCGTGTCTACCGAGAATCAGATTATGCAGTAGTAAATGGGATAG AACCACCTAAAGGGGAGAGCAATTATGAAGAAGCAGCAGAATTTGATCCAATTGCTCATCACAACAAGTTTTGTCCCTGGGTGAACGGTAATGTTGCAGCTGCTGGCAGCAGCAGCAGCTGTGGGTCTGGCTCTAGTGCTGATGCCATCGCACTTTGTGGGTGGCAGCTAACATTGGATGCCCTGGACACGCTGCGATCATTGGGCCCTGTTGCAATCCAGACCGTGGAGTCAGAATCAGCAGCATCTCTTTATaag GATGATCAGCAAACTCCAGGTCAAAAGCTCCACCGCCATCCCTCTATGAGCAGAAGCCAGGGACAACATTGA
- the LOC133800464 gene encoding transcription termination factor MTEF1, chloroplastic, translated as MAMRTLQSSLYLSSSSSSSPKPSSSSPTSSSTSSSSSSSPSSSFSLPNIPLIPPKPNKSVLHKHPLYAPTQSNLSLQIKEKIVCLEIMGIDSGKALAHNPSLHSATLGSVESIITFLRSKGIQQKDLKKIFGMCPKILTSDIAADLIPVFDFLTRDLQVPFHSLRKVINKCPRLLASSARDQLKPALFYLQRLGFKDVEALAQNDAVLLVSSVEKTLIPKLRFLESLGVSKEEAVAMVVRCPTLFTFSIENNFKPKFEYLVEEMGRKVEEVKEFPQYFAFSLEKRIKPRHMEIVRRGLEREVGLPLMLISTDDQFTQLINPNPIPTPND; from the coding sequence ATGGCCATGAGAACACTTCAGTCATCGCTATACTtatcttcttcgtcttcttcgtCCCCAAAACCCTCTTCGTCTTCACCAACATCATCATCaacatcatcatcttcttcttcttcgccgTCGTCGTCATTTTCTCTGCCAAATATCCCCTTAATCCCACCGAAACCCAACAAGAGCGTTCTCCACAAGCACCCACTCTACGCTCCAACCCAATCCAACCTCTCTCTCCAAATCAAAGAAAAGATCGTCTGCCTCGAAATCATGGGAATCGACTCAGGCAAAGCTCTAGCCCACAACCCATCTCTCCACTCCGCCACACTCGGCTCCGTCGAATCCATCATCACCTTCCTCAGATCCAAAGGCATCCAACAAAAAGACCTCAAAAAGATCTTCGGAATGTGCCCCAAGATTCTCACCTCCGACATCGCCGCCGACCTCATCCCGGTCTTCGATTTCCTGACGCGAGATCTCCAAGTCCCTTTCCACAGCCTCAGAAAGGTGATCAACAAGTGCCCCAGGCTGCTGGCGTCGAGCGCCAGAGACCAGCTGAAACCGGCTCTCTTCTACCTCCAGAGGCTGGGGTTCAAGGACGTGGAGGCTCTGGCCCAGAACGACGCCGTTCTGCTGGTGTCCAGCGTGGAGAAGACGCTGATACCGAAGCTGAGGTTCTTGGAGAGCTTGGGGGTGTCGAAGGAGGAGGCGGTGGCGATGGTGGTGAGGTGTCCGACGCTGTTCACGTTCAGCATAGAGAACAACTTCAAGCCCAAGTTTGAGTATCTGGTGGAGGAGATGGGGAGGAAGGTGGAGGAGGTGAAGGAGTTTCCGCAGTACTTTGCGTTTAGCTTGGAGAAGAGGATTAAGCCAAGGCATATGGAGATTGTGAGGAGAGGGTTGGAGAGGGAGGTGGGTCTGCCATTGATGCTCATCTCTACTGATGACCAGTTTACACAGTTGATTAACCCTAACCCTATTCCCACTCCTAACGACTAG